The following are from one region of the Bacillota bacterium genome:
- a CDS encoding NUDIX hydrolase, with amino-acid sequence MSRWTLLRTRTIYHNPIATLVEECRQDPRSRNEVPFFVLKFPDWVNVVPVTEDGHVVLVRQYRAGMNAATLEIPGGTLDEGETDPAEAARRELLEETGHAAQEFIYLGRVVPNPAIQGNFCHFYLAPGARRVGPQHLDPTEEISLEVVKIEDVRRMIADGEIVHALGILGLLYALKYLEAEEKPDR; translated from the coding sequence ATGAGCCGCTGGACGTTGCTGCGCACCCGCACCATCTACCACAACCCCATCGCCACGCTGGTCGAGGAGTGCCGGCAGGACCCGCGAAGCAGGAACGAAGTCCCCTTCTTCGTCCTCAAGTTCCCCGACTGGGTCAACGTCGTGCCGGTGACCGAGGATGGGCACGTCGTCCTCGTCCGCCAGTACCGAGCCGGGATGAACGCGGCGACGCTCGAAATCCCCGGGGGGACCCTCGATGAGGGGGAGACCGACCCGGCCGAAGCGGCCCGCCGCGAGCTCTTGGAAGAGACCGGCCATGCCGCCCAGGAGTTCATCTACCTTGGCCGGGTCGTCCCCAATCCGGCCATCCAGGGCAACTTCTGTCACTTCTACCTGGCCCCCGGAGCTCGTCGGGTGGGGCCGCAGCACCTCGACCCGACCGAGGAGATCAGCCTCGAGGTGGTGAAGATCGAGGACGTCCGTCGGATGATCGCCGACGGCGAGATCGTCCATGCCCTGGGCATCCTGGGGTTGCTCTACGCGCTCAAGTACCTGGAGGCCGAGGAGAAACCCGACCGCTGA
- a CDS encoding helix-turn-helix domain-containing protein yields the protein MSLPTFGYPCQECGQGIVEPKVRPKYETKIHGHPFVVENAVIGVCNKCDAEHFSSAERERWEQLFEESHRHLYLSPGQIRELRQSLGLTTEQFAQLIGSTRQSIYNWELPNRKSNQSRTADLLFRLVSESWQTGKVEVIAFLTQRAKEWGHELHLQGGNEGDTTFWLKVQCSPLKEETPAYAKLAADSGGDRMIRVLRDASGRACGEISYDFAEGALAVELYDGHGDRPVDMEVVYTDGARNTVPGLDLSTGRSTFLKGVSPKTLDHIAKIGLHRRLRSR from the coding sequence GTGTCCTTGCCAACCTTCGGCTATCCATGCCAGGAATGCGGGCAGGGGATCGTTGAGCCCAAAGTCCGCCCCAAATACGAAACCAAGATTCACGGCCATCCTTTTGTGGTAGAGAATGCCGTAATTGGCGTGTGCAATAAGTGCGACGCCGAGCATTTCTCTTCAGCGGAGAGAGAACGCTGGGAGCAGCTATTTGAGGAAAGCCACAGACACCTTTACCTGAGCCCTGGGCAGATTCGTGAACTGCGGCAGTCTTTGGGCCTGACCACTGAGCAGTTCGCTCAGCTCATCGGCAGCACCAGGCAGTCCATCTACAATTGGGAGCTTCCCAACCGGAAGTCCAACCAGTCCAGGACCGCGGACTTGCTGTTTAGACTCGTTTCGGAAAGTTGGCAGACGGGGAAGGTGGAGGTCATTGCTTTCCTGACTCAACGGGCCAAGGAGTGGGGGCATGAGCTGCATCTTCAGGGGGGAAATGAGGGGGATACGACTTTCTGGCTTAAGGTACAGTGTTCCCCTCTCAAGGAGGAAACCCCAGCGTACGCGAAGCTGGCCGCCGATTCCGGGGGTGACCGGATGATCCGTGTCCTGCGGGATGCTTCTGGTCGGGCTTGTGGGGAGATTAGCTACGATTTCGCGGAAGGCGCCTTGGCAGTAGAGCTGTATGACGGTCATGGAGACAGGCCAGTGGATATGGAGGTTGTGTACACCGACGGGGCAAGGAATACGGTGCCCGGCCTTGACCTATCAACCGGCCGTTCAACATTCCTGAAAGGTGTCTCCCCAAAGACCTTAGATCATATCGCTAAGATCGGTCTACACCGTCGTTTGAGGTCAAGATGA
- a CDS encoding PAS domain-containing protein: MSENPDGSRRDEKSRYSSTDLFEDLPAETLLNLLDALPVDVSLVDAEDKLAYFNLPREGRIFARAKTDIGRKVQRCHPPKSVDRVQRIIDDFRAGRREAADFWFEYHGKFISIRYFPVRDKAGNYLGTVETTQEISGLRKLEGERRILDEDTPRV, encoded by the coding sequence ATGAGTGAGAACCCGGACGGAAGCCGGCGCGACGAGAAGAGCCGTTATTCCTCGACCGACCTCTTCGAGGACCTGCCGGCCGAGACGCTGCTGAACCTACTGGACGCGCTGCCCGTCGACGTCTCCTTGGTCGACGCCGAGGACAAGCTGGCTTACTTCAACCTCCCCCGCGAAGGTCGGATCTTCGCCCGAGCCAAGACCGACATCGGCCGCAAGGTCCAGCGCTGCCACCCGCCCAAGAGCGTCGACCGGGTCCAAAGGATCATCGACGACTTCCGGGCCGGTCGGCGCGAGGCGGCCGACTTCTGGTTCGAGTACCACGGCAAGTTCATCTCCATCCGCTACTTCCCCGTCCGCGACAAGGCCGGGAACTACCTGGGGACGGTCGAGACGACCCAGGAGATCAGCGGCCTGCGCAAGCTGGAAGGCGAGAGACGGATCCTCGACGAGGACACGCCTCGGGTGTGA
- a CDS encoding DUF438 domain-containing protein has translation MLDLKKQTTLAEAMKQYPGLLPVLTRLSPSYGLLGNATVRGLMAPRTSMAKIAQRGGMTYEELRARLSEAETELRQGAAAGPDHSEKVKEEIKAIVKRLTTADDVGPLKARFKELLREADPVIIAAAEAELAKEGLTTHDLMNACEIHLELFRETLDQAKIDVPKGHPLWRFTKDQDAILLWLDEGQALIGEASGKAGFDEAGAALGRLRQVVARLREAENHDTRQENTLFPVLEKYGIEEPPAVMWEEHSRMKDMRRDIEKLVAEPPPDVGFKGYIDRLSGLWIALTEQFIQHSTKEQRVLYPVALRLLSETDWREIKQECDDLGYFELPKEVLSDE, from the coding sequence GTGCTCGACCTCAAGAAGCAGACGACACTGGCTGAAGCGATGAAGCAATACCCCGGCCTCTTGCCCGTGTTGACCCGTCTTTCCCCAAGCTACGGCCTGCTTGGCAACGCCACGGTCCGCGGGCTGATGGCTCCTCGGACGTCGATGGCCAAGATCGCCCAGCGCGGCGGGATGACCTACGAGGAGCTCCGGGCCAGGCTGTCGGAAGCCGAGACCGAACTGCGGCAGGGGGCGGCCGCGGGGCCGGACCACTCGGAGAAGGTCAAGGAAGAGATCAAGGCGATCGTCAAGCGGCTGACGACGGCCGATGACGTGGGCCCGCTCAAGGCCAGGTTCAAGGAGCTCCTCCGAGAGGCCGACCCGGTGATCATCGCCGCCGCCGAGGCCGAGCTGGCCAAGGAAGGCCTGACCACGCACGACCTGATGAATGCCTGCGAGATCCACCTGGAGCTGTTTCGGGAGACCCTCGACCAGGCCAAGATCGACGTCCCCAAGGGCCATCCCCTGTGGCGTTTCACCAAGGATCAGGACGCCATCCTCCTCTGGCTCGACGAGGGGCAGGCGTTGATCGGGGAGGCCTCCGGGAAGGCCGGTTTCGATGAGGCCGGCGCCGCCCTTGGGCGGTTGCGGCAAGTGGTGGCCAGGCTTCGCGAGGCCGAGAACCACGACACGCGTCAGGAGAACACGCTCTTCCCGGTCCTCGAGAAGTACGGTATCGAGGAGCCTCCGGCGGTCATGTGGGAGGAGCACTCCCGGATGAAGGACATGCGTCGCGACATCGAGAAGCTGGTGGCCGAACCGCCGCCCGACGTCGGCTTCAAGGGCTACATCGATCGCCTGAGCGGGCTGTGGATTGCCCTGACGGAGCAATTCATCCAGCACTCGACCAAGGAGCAACGGGTCCTCTACCCGGTGGCCCTGCGCCTCCTGAGCGAGACCGACTGGCGGGAGATCAAGCAGGAGTGCGACGACCTCGGCTATTTCGAACTTCCCAAGGAGGTCCTGAGCGATGAGTGA
- a CDS encoding Crp/Fnr family transcriptional regulator, with amino-acid sequence MDDDLRSFPLFSDLTQADLAALGALVRERRYRDGMYVFAEGDPVEAVYFVKSGMVKAARTDAEGREQIVSVLTNGDFFPHVGFLDGGPAPATATTVGATCLGLVGRKDFSALLTEHPQLTMGLLAVMERRIRGLQEQVRDLGLMTAPSRVGRILLRLAGQIGVDQGHRRLLRLELSQQDLANMAGVSRETVSRILGEFRRDGIIAGEAGELLIDVRTLEELV; translated from the coding sequence GTGGACGATGACCTTCGCTCCTTCCCTCTCTTCTCCGACCTCACCCAGGCCGACCTGGCCGCCCTTGGAGCGCTGGTCCGTGAACGCAGGTACCGCGACGGGATGTACGTCTTCGCCGAGGGGGATCCGGTCGAGGCGGTCTACTTCGTCAAGTCGGGGATGGTCAAGGCGGCCCGGACCGACGCCGAGGGGCGCGAACAGATCGTCAGCGTCCTCACCAATGGAGACTTCTTCCCCCACGTCGGCTTCCTCGACGGGGGGCCGGCGCCGGCGACGGCGACCACCGTCGGCGCCACCTGCCTGGGCCTGGTCGGCCGAAAGGACTTCTCGGCCCTGCTGACTGAGCACCCCCAGCTCACCATGGGGCTGCTGGCCGTGATGGAGCGCCGCATCCGCGGGCTCCAAGAACAGGTCAGGGACCTCGGCCTGATGACCGCCCCCAGCCGGGTCGGACGGATCCTTCTGCGTTTGGCCGGGCAGATCGGCGTCGACCAGGGGCACCGGCGCCTCCTCCGCCTCGAGCTGTCCCAGCAAGACCTGGCCAACATGGCCGGGGTCTCACGGGAGACGGTCAGCCGGATTCTCGGCGAGTTCCGGCGCGACGGGATCATCGCCGGCGAGGCCGGCGAACTGCTCATCGATGTGCGGACCCTGGAGGAACTGGTCTGA